GCGGGGAACAATGAGCGCGCCCCCCGCCCCCCCCGCTGTCCTCCAGCCAACCGATGAACGGAAATGTTTCCGACGCCAACTGGATGGCATACAATCCCGTGACGAGCTGTAACCGTGCGATCTTGCTGGGGCGTCGTCTAAAGGCAGGACGTCAGACTTTGAATCTGATCATCAAGGTTCGAATCCTTGCGCCCCAGCCACCCTTCTTCCCTCGAGGACGGTGGACCGATGCCGCAGCCGCAGAAGGTGCTCCTGCTGGTCCCCCTGGGGAGCCCGACCCCGGTGCTCCTGAAGGAGTTGGAGGGGCCCATTTCCCTGCAGCTCGGCCTCGCCTCGGTGGTGAGCAAGGCCTCGCTGCCGGCGCCCGCCTACGCCTTCAACAAGGACCGGAGCCAGTACCACTGCAACGCCATCATGCGCCGGCTGGCCGGGCTGATGGAGCCGGGGCAGTCCATGGTGCTGGGCGTCACGGACGTGGACCTCTTCGTGCCGGACTCCCCCTTCGTGCTGGGTGAGGCGGACCGGGAGTCCAAGAGCGCGGTGATGAGCCTGTTCCGCCTGCGCCAGGGCGCCGATGGCGAGCAGCTGCGGCGCCGGCTCCAGGTGGAGGCCGTGCACCAGGCGGGGCACCTGCTGGGGCTGTCCTACTGCGAGGACGCCCGGTGTGTGATGTTCTTCGCCCAGACGCCACAGGACTGCGATCGCAAGCAGATGTCGCTGTGCAACAACTGCCGCAACGAGCTGAACAAGCTCAACCGCTAGGCGCGCCGGCCGTCCGCGCGCGTCCGCTCCCCACTCGTGTTTGAATGCCGCGCCCGCATGGACGTCTCCATGCGCGGGGCCGGAAGGAACAGGAGCACGAGCGTATGAAGCTGTTGCGGATTGTCGGGTTGGCGGCGGTGGTGGGGCTGTCGGGGTGTGACCTCGAGGGCCTCGACCTGGATGGCGGTGGCGGTGGCGGCGCGGGTGGCACCTTCACCCGTGGCTTCGTCTTCGTGCGCGGCGAGAACAGCGGCCGCAACCTGTTCGCGGTGGACGACGCCGGGGACCCCAACTCCCCGCTGCAGCTCACCACGCAGGGCAACGCGTACTACCCCACGGTGTCGCGCAATGGCCGGCTGGTGGCCTTCGTGTTCCGCTCCGGCTCCACGTCGGAGCTGCGCACGGTGCCCACCACGGGCACGGGCCAGCCCTCCACGGTGTTCTCCAGCACCAGCACCGCCTGCACGGGCTGTAGCAACTTCCGCTTCCCCACCTTCAACCCCAGCGGCGGCACCCTCGTCTTCACCCTGGACCAGGGCGGCTACGCGAAGCTGGCCCGGGTGAACGCGGACGGCAGCAGCTTCCAGCTCCTCACCACCGGCAGCCCCTACGTCTACGGCGCCGCCTCCTACTACCCGGATGGGCAGTACGTGCTCGCGTCCGCCGGCTACACCACCAGCCAGCTCAACTTCCTCGTGAAGGTGGGCGTGGCCACCGGCTCCACCGACGTCATCTCCAGCAGCCTGGGCAACACCGCGCAGGTGGTGGTGTCCCGCCCCGCGGTGTCGCCGGACGGCACCCGGGTGGCCTTCGATGGCCGCACCAGCGGCGGCACGCAGATCTTCGTGGCGCCGCTCGGGCAGACGCTCGGCAGCGTGACGCAGTTGACGTCGCATCCGGGGGAGTACGGCGTGGAGGACACCTGGCCGAGCTGGCGCGGCAACACCGAGCTGACCTTCCTGTCCAACTCGGGCAGTGCCAACAACATCTACCGCATCAGCATCGCCTCCTCGGGGGCGGGCACCCTGGTGGTGCCCATCGCCCAGGAGCCTTCCTACGGCGGGTAGCCGAGCTCCGCTGCTCCTGATGCAAGAAGGCCCGGGACCCGCTGTGTGGGGTCTCCGGGCCTTCTTGTTCCAACCTGGGGGCTCGGCACCCTCACCCCGTCCCTCTCCCGGGGGGAGAGGGGATGTTGCTGCGGGGGTGCTCGAGTTCGTTGCCCGCGGCTACTCGGGCTTGGCGTTCACCGCGACGCTCGGCGCCACCGTGCCCGTGCCCTGCTTCACCTCCAGCGCATCCGCCACCAGCTCGGTGATGTCCTTCACCTTGATGCGCTCCTCGCGGCCCGTGTCGTTCACCGCGTCGTTCAGCATCGTCGAGCAGAACGGGCACGCCACCGCGACAATCCCCTTGCCGCCCGGCTCCTTGTACTCGCCCACCAGGCCCGGCTTCTTCTTGTCCGTCGCGTCCGGGAACGGCGTGCTCGGATCCTCCGCGTGCTTGAGCGTCAGCGCCGCCTCGTTCAACCGGTTGTGGTTGATGCGCGTGCCGATGTGCTCCTCCATCCACATCCGTCCGCCACCCGCGCCGCAGCAGAAGCCCTCGCGCTGGCTGCGCTGCATCTCCACCACCTCGAGCCCCGGAATCGCCTTCAGCACCTCGCGCGGCGCGTCGTACACCCCGTTGTGCCGGCCCAGGTAGCACGGGTCGTGGTACGTCAGCTTCTGGTTCATCACCGCGGAGAGCTTGATGCGCTTCTCCTTCAGCAGCTCGTTGATGAGCTGCGTGTGGTTGATGACCCGGTACTCGCCGCCGAACTCCGGGTACTCGTTCTTGATGGTGTTGAAGCAGTGCGGGCACTGGGTGATGACCGCCTTGACGCCCATCGCGTTCCAGCTCTCGACGTTCGTCTTGGCCATCGTCTGGTACAGGTACTCGTTGCCCAGGCGCCGCGCCGTGTCGCCGTTGCACATCTCCTGCTTGGACAGCGTGGCGAAGCTCACCCCCGCCTCGCGCAGGATCTTCACCAGCGCCCGGCTCACCTTCTTCTGCTTGTCGTCGTAGCTGCCCGCGCAGCCCACGAAGAAGAGGTACTCGTACGTGCCGCCGTCACCCCACGTGGGCAGCGCCAGATCCTCCGCCCACTCGTCGCGCCGGTCCTGCCCCAGGCCCCAGGGGTTGCCCTGGCGCTCAATCCCCTCGAACACGCGCTGGATCTCCGCCGGGAACTCCGCCTTCACCTGCACCTGGTAGCGGCGCATGTCGATGAGCCGCGGCACGTTCTCGATGAACACCGGGCAGGCCGTCTCGCACCAGCCGCAGCTCGTGCACGCCCACACCGTCTCCGCCTTCAGCGCGCTGCCGATGATCTCCGGCAGCGGCTCCACCGTGCCCGACGGGCCCCGGCCCTCCTCCACCCACATCTCGTGCTCCCAGATCCAGTGCTTCAAGTCCTGGTTCACGCCCTTGTGGGTGAGCGGCTTGCCCGTGATGTACGTGGGGCAGTGCGTCTGGCAGCGGCCGCACTCGGTGCACGAGTACAGGTCCAGGCCCTGCTTCCACGTGAGGTCCTTCACCGTCGCCGTGCCGAACTCCTCCTTCTCCAGGTTGGGCGTGGGCAGCTTCGCGCTCTGCGTGTTGCGCTGCCCCTGGCCCAGGCGCAGGAAGAAGACGTTGGGCAGGCCCGTGATCACGTGGAAGTGCTTGCCCACCGGCAGGAAGTTGAGGAACGCCAGGATGATGGACAGGTGGATCCAGAAGCCCGCCACGCCCAGCACGTGCGCCACGGTGTAGCCCAGCGGCCTCATCGCCATGCCGAACACGCTGGTGACCGGCTCCCACCACACGAAGTTGCTCGTGGCCAGCGGCATCGTCTGCTCGCGGGGCACCATGTGGCTGCCGCCGAAGAGGAACTCCGTCACCATCAGCCCGGAGATGAAGCCGAGGATGAGGTAGGCCTCCCACGAGGGGCTCATGCGGTCCGGCTTCACGCTGGCGCGCATGTAGGCGAAGTAGGCGCAGCCCAGCAGCGCGCCGGCCGCCACGAAGTCCTTGGCCAGCAGGTAGACGCGGTAGAGGCCGAGCAGCGCCGGCTGCTCTCCCCAGAAGGGGTGCGTCAGGTCCGTGAGCAGCACCAGGGCCGTCTCGGAGAAGCCCATCACGAACATCATGACGGTGCGCAGCGCCAGCACCATGAACGCCGCGAAGATGAAGACGTGCATGAGGCCCGGGGTGAATTCCTCCCGGTCCACCATGCGTTTCTGCCCCAGGCCGAAGCTCAGCAGCGCGGCGGCTCGCTGGGGGAGGTTGTCCAGCCGGTTCTCCGGCTTCATCGCCAGCAGGACGCCAATGCGTCCGGCCATGGTCATGACGAAGACGGAGAGTCCGACGGCGAGGAGGAGGCCTGTAATGATGGGACTCATGGCGGTTCGGTGAACCTCGCGAAGGGGCGCGGTGGGGAGGTCCGGATGCCGCGCTGCG
The sequence above is drawn from the Archangium gephyra genome and encodes:
- a CDS encoding non-proteolytic archaemetzincin-like protein, whose product is MPQPQKVLLLVPLGSPTPVLLKELEGPISLQLGLASVVSKASLPAPAYAFNKDRSQYHCNAIMRRLAGLMEPGQSMVLGVTDVDLFVPDSPFVLGEADRESKSAVMSLFRLRQGADGEQLRRRLQVEAVHQAGHLLGLSYCEDARCVMFFAQTPQDCDRKQMSLCNNCRNELNKLNR
- a CDS encoding LpqB family beta-propeller domain-containing protein, which gives rise to MKLLRIVGLAAVVGLSGCDLEGLDLDGGGGGGAGGTFTRGFVFVRGENSGRNLFAVDDAGDPNSPLQLTTQGNAYYPTVSRNGRLVAFVFRSGSTSELRTVPTTGTGQPSTVFSSTSTACTGCSNFRFPTFNPSGGTLVFTLDQGGYAKLARVNADGSSFQLLTTGSPYVYGAASYYPDGQYVLASAGYTTSQLNFLVKVGVATGSTDVISSSLGNTAQVVVSRPAVSPDGTRVAFDGRTSGGTQIFVAPLGQTLGSVTQLTSHPGEYGVEDTWPSWRGNTELTFLSNSGSANNIYRISIASSGAGTLVVPIAQEPSYGG
- a CDS encoding (Fe-S)-binding protein; this translates as MSPIITGLLLAVGLSVFVMTMAGRIGVLLAMKPENRLDNLPQRAAALLSFGLGQKRMVDREEFTPGLMHVFIFAAFMVLALRTVMMFVMGFSETALVLLTDLTHPFWGEQPALLGLYRVYLLAKDFVAAGALLGCAYFAYMRASVKPDRMSPSWEAYLILGFISGLMVTEFLFGGSHMVPREQTMPLATSNFVWWEPVTSVFGMAMRPLGYTVAHVLGVAGFWIHLSIILAFLNFLPVGKHFHVITGLPNVFFLRLGQGQRNTQSAKLPTPNLEKEEFGTATVKDLTWKQGLDLYSCTECGRCQTHCPTYITGKPLTHKGVNQDLKHWIWEHEMWVEEGRGPSGTVEPLPEIIGSALKAETVWACTSCGWCETACPVFIENVPRLIDMRRYQVQVKAEFPAEIQRVFEGIERQGNPWGLGQDRRDEWAEDLALPTWGDGGTYEYLFFVGCAGSYDDKQKKVSRALVKILREAGVSFATLSKQEMCNGDTARRLGNEYLYQTMAKTNVESWNAMGVKAVITQCPHCFNTIKNEYPEFGGEYRVINHTQLINELLKEKRIKLSAVMNQKLTYHDPCYLGRHNGVYDAPREVLKAIPGLEVVEMQRSQREGFCCGAGGGRMWMEEHIGTRINHNRLNEAALTLKHAEDPSTPFPDATDKKKPGLVGEYKEPGGKGIVAVACPFCSTMLNDAVNDTGREERIKVKDITELVADALEVKQGTGTVAPSVAVNAKPE